A stretch of Corynebacterium timonense DNA encodes these proteins:
- the dapC gene encoding succinyldiaminopimelate transaminase has translation MDRTPLGHRLPDFPWDTIADVKEAASRHPGGLIDLSVGTPVDAVDPAIQLALSENAAAPGYPQTAGTPELRRAIVDALARRYNAGGLSPESVLPVVGTKEAIAWLPTTLGLRGATVVIPEVAYPTYEVGALIAGCEVVRSDEPVAGASLVFVNSPSNPTGRVRSVEEMRRWVAFARETGAIIASDECYMGLPWSTEPVSLLDPRVTDGDNSNVLAIHSLSKTSNMASYRAGFIAGDEKLVQELLLVRKHAGLIVPGPVQHAMVAALNQDSHEQLQRATYATRRAVLLKALLSAGFAVDDSEAGLYLWARREGADARESLAWLAERGILAAPGDFYGPAGRNHVRVALTATDTKIQEAATRLLG, from the coding sequence ATCGACCGCACACCGCTGGGACACCGTCTGCCCGACTTCCCGTGGGACACCATTGCCGACGTCAAGGAGGCGGCGTCGCGCCACCCGGGCGGTCTCATTGACCTGTCCGTGGGCACGCCCGTCGATGCCGTCGATCCCGCGATCCAGCTCGCGCTCTCCGAAAACGCGGCCGCACCTGGGTACCCGCAGACGGCGGGCACGCCCGAGCTGCGCCGCGCCATTGTCGACGCCTTGGCGCGGCGCTACAACGCCGGCGGGTTGTCGCCGGAGTCCGTCCTGCCGGTGGTGGGCACGAAGGAAGCGATCGCCTGGCTGCCGACCACCCTCGGTCTGCGCGGGGCAACCGTGGTTATCCCCGAGGTGGCGTACCCCACCTACGAGGTCGGCGCCCTCATCGCTGGCTGCGAGGTCGTGCGCTCGGACGAGCCGGTCGCCGGGGCGTCGCTCGTCTTCGTGAATTCACCGTCGAACCCGACGGGGCGGGTGCGCTCCGTCGAGGAGATGCGCCGGTGGGTTGCCTTCGCTCGCGAGACCGGCGCGATCATCGCATCCGACGAGTGCTACATGGGCTTGCCGTGGTCGACGGAGCCCGTCTCGCTCCTCGATCCCAGGGTCACCGACGGCGATAACTCGAACGTGCTGGCCATCCACTCGCTGTCCAAGACGTCGAACATGGCGTCCTACCGCGCCGGCTTCATCGCGGGCGACGAAAAGCTGGTCCAAGAGCTGCTCCTTGTGCGCAAGCACGCGGGTCTCATCGTCCCCGGGCCGGTCCAACACGCGATGGTTGCGGCGCTGAACCAGGATAGCCATGAGCAGCTGCAGCGCGCGACCTACGCCACCCGCCGCGCCGTGCTTCTCAAGGCCCTGCTGTCCGCAGGCTTCGCCGTCGACGATTCGGAGGCGGGCCTGTACCTGTGGGCACGCCGTGAGGGCGCGGACGCGCGCGAGAGCCTCGCCTGGCTCGCGGAGCGCGGCATCCTCGCAGCCCCGGGCGATTTTTACGGCCCAGCGGGGCGCAACCACGTGCGCGTCGCGCTGACGGCGACCGATACGAAGATTCAGGAAGCAGCGACGCGTCTTTTGGGATAA
- the mshB gene encoding N-acetyl-1-D-myo-inositol-2-amino-2-deoxy-alpha-D-glucopyranoside deacetylase, whose protein sequence is MNVDHRQRDLQRDLEGYRVVAVHAHPDDESISTGGALADLSRRGADVLVVTCTLGEEGEVIGPTYSQLVADCADQLGGFRIHELHAALAALGVRGVFLGGAGRFRDSGMAGSEASRDPRAFVNSGQVAVDALADIFAAQRPHLVITYDPHGGYGHPDHIRAHEVAHAAAEATGVPRLVWAARLRSELEGGLPARAPRGWRLPEPGELDAVDATDTWVDLDEATYAAKVAAMRAHATQIWVADGSASETNPEAVLAEGDLTAYALSNLITQVITRREHYRSGAGVPLVPGGGLLEGVER, encoded by the coding sequence ATGAACGTGGACCACAGGCAGCGCGACCTGCAGCGCGATCTCGAGGGTTACCGGGTGGTGGCGGTGCACGCCCACCCCGACGACGAATCGATCTCCACCGGCGGCGCGCTCGCCGACCTGTCCCGTCGAGGGGCTGACGTGCTCGTGGTCACGTGCACCCTCGGCGAGGAAGGCGAGGTGATCGGCCCGACGTATTCCCAGCTCGTCGCCGACTGTGCCGACCAGCTCGGCGGCTTCCGCATCCACGAGCTTCACGCCGCGCTCGCGGCACTGGGGGTGCGCGGGGTCTTCCTCGGCGGCGCCGGGCGCTTCCGCGACAGCGGGATGGCCGGCTCGGAGGCGAGCCGCGACCCGCGCGCTTTTGTGAACAGCGGGCAGGTGGCAGTGGATGCTCTCGCCGACATCTTCGCCGCGCAGCGCCCCCACCTTGTGATCACCTATGACCCGCACGGCGGCTACGGCCACCCGGATCACATCCGTGCCCACGAGGTCGCGCACGCCGCGGCGGAGGCAACCGGCGTGCCGCGGCTGGTGTGGGCGGCCCGGTTGCGCTCCGAGCTGGAAGGCGGGCTGCCCGCGCGGGCGCCGCGGGGTTGGCGGCTGCCCGAGCCCGGCGAGCTCGACGCCGTCGACGCCACCGATACGTGGGTGGACCTCGACGAGGCCACCTACGCCGCGAAGGTTGCGGCGATGCGCGCCCACGCGACTCAGATTTGGGTCGCCGACGGCTCCGCGTCGGAGACGAACCCGGAGGCGGTGCTGGCAGAGGGTGACCTCACGGCGTACGCGTTGTCGAACCTGATAACCCAGGTGATCACGCGCCGCGAACACTACCGCAGCGGAGCGGGCGTTCCGCTCGTGCCTGGCGGCGGCCTGCTTGAGGGGGTCGAGCGGTGA
- the dapD gene encoding 2,3,4,5-tetrahydropyridine-2,6-dicarboxylate N-succinyltransferase — translation MTSANARGIATVTYDGTVLDVWFPAPKLGEPVSHTGTERLEEPDARFAHLVGPDEDRGVARVAVETSIEDLSAPAVDAYDVYLRLHLLSHRLVAPHGANMDGVFGLLANVVWTNYGPCAVSDFQMTRGRLAARGPVVVFSVDKFPRMVDYVVPSGVRIGDADRVRLGAHLAEGTTVMHEGFVNFNAGTLGASMVEGRISAGVTVGDGTDIGGGASIMGTLSGGGKETITLGERCLLGANAGVGISLGDDCIVEAGLYVTAGTKVTLTAPVAEALGHSAGATVKARELSGANGLQFRRNSLTGAVEAVAAAGIELNEDLHKN, via the coding sequence ATGACTTCAGCGAACGCGCGTGGCATTGCCACGGTGACTTACGACGGTACTGTCCTCGACGTGTGGTTCCCGGCTCCCAAGCTGGGCGAGCCGGTCTCCCACACCGGCACCGAGCGGCTGGAGGAGCCGGACGCCCGCTTTGCCCACCTCGTCGGCCCCGACGAGGACCGCGGTGTGGCCCGTGTCGCGGTGGAAACCTCGATCGAGGACCTTTCCGCACCGGCGGTCGACGCCTACGACGTCTATCTGCGGCTGCACCTGCTCTCCCACCGCCTCGTCGCGCCCCACGGCGCGAACATGGACGGCGTGTTCGGGCTCCTGGCCAACGTGGTGTGGACGAACTACGGCCCCTGCGCCGTCTCGGACTTCCAGATGACCCGCGGCCGCCTCGCCGCCCGCGGCCCCGTCGTCGTCTTCTCCGTCGACAAGTTCCCCCGCATGGTCGACTATGTCGTGCCCTCCGGCGTGCGCATCGGCGACGCCGACCGAGTCCGCCTCGGCGCCCACCTGGCCGAGGGCACCACCGTGATGCACGAGGGCTTCGTGAACTTCAACGCTGGTACCCTCGGCGCCTCCATGGTCGAGGGCCGCATCTCCGCCGGCGTCACCGTGGGCGACGGCACCGATATCGGCGGCGGCGCCTCCATCATGGGCACGCTGTCCGGCGGAGGCAAGGAAACCATCACCCTTGGCGAGCGCTGCCTCCTCGGCGCCAACGCAGGAGTGGGTATTTCGCTTGGCGACGACTGCATTGTCGAAGCCGGCCTCTACGTCACCGCTGGCACCAAGGTCACGCTCACCGCGCCCGTCGCGGAAGCTTTGGGCCACAGCGCGGGCGCGACCGTCAAGGCTCGAGAGCTTTCCGGGGCGAACGGCCTGCAGTTCCGCCGCAACTCGCTGACTGGTGCGGTCGAGGCCGTCGCGGCCGCGGGCATCGAGCTCAACGAGGACCTGCATAAGAACTAA
- the fdxA gene encoding ferredoxin: MTYVIAQPCVDVMDRGCVEECPVDCIYEGKRMLYIHPDECVDCGACEPACPVEAIFYEDDTPDEWSEYYDANVGFFDDLGSPGGAAKTGPQDFDHPFVAALPPQNQD; this comes from the coding sequence ATGACTTACGTGATTGCCCAGCCCTGTGTGGACGTGATGGACCGCGGCTGCGTAGAAGAGTGCCCCGTGGACTGCATCTACGAAGGCAAGCGCATGCTTTATATTCACCCCGACGAGTGCGTCGACTGCGGCGCGTGCGAGCCCGCCTGCCCCGTCGAGGCCATCTTCTACGAGGACGACACCCCGGACGAGTGGAGCGAGTACTACGACGCCAACGTCGGTTTCTTCGACGACCTGGGATCTCCGGGCGGCGCTGCCAAGACGGGCCCGCAGGACTTCGACCACCCCTTCGTCGCCGCCCTGCCGCCCCAGAACCAGGACTAG
- a CDS encoding GtrA family protein: MTPTRTTPPRMHGGSTALTMRLRAGLREFLRFGIVGGSGVVVNLVVFYVAKKLLENGFSTHEADVFFNLLGTRWNVRWYHVLATISFLTANLWNYQLNRSWTFRDVPKRAWLQGFVPFLAAGLGSFLISLAFLTLFMNPTSPIALPSEIFDDSTGFRTKSYWAQALATVIATPANFIINKFWAFGKPKVAPLHRVV, from the coding sequence ATGACGCCGACCCGCACCACCCCGCCGCGAATGCACGGAGGGAGCACTGCCCTGACGATGCGCCTGCGAGCGGGGCTCCGCGAGTTCCTGCGCTTCGGCATCGTCGGCGGGTCGGGCGTCGTGGTGAACCTCGTGGTCTTCTACGTGGCCAAGAAGCTGCTCGAGAACGGCTTTTCGACGCATGAAGCCGACGTCTTTTTCAACCTCCTCGGCACCCGGTGGAACGTGCGCTGGTACCACGTGCTGGCCACCATCTCGTTTCTCACGGCGAACCTATGGAACTACCAGCTCAACCGGTCGTGGACCTTCCGCGACGTGCCCAAGCGGGCGTGGCTGCAGGGGTTCGTTCCCTTCCTCGCCGCGGGGCTCGGCTCCTTCTTGATCTCGCTGGCCTTCCTCACGTTGTTTATGAACCCGACATCGCCGATCGCGCTGCCGAGCGAGATCTTCGACGACTCGACGGGCTTTCGCACCAAGTCGTACTGGGCCCAGGCGTTGGCGACCGTGATTGCTACGCCCGCGAACTTCATCATCAATAAGTTCTGGGCCTTTGGAAAGCCGAAGGTCGCGCCCCTCCACCGCGTGGTGTAG